One part of the Bacillota bacterium genome encodes these proteins:
- a CDS encoding alpha/beta hydrolase — protein MWHAPVDGAVADSLQNLLTVGGRENVELLNRLNAAWTLPEDYHLDVIEVKGITMEWLRAKDNSSNRAILQLHGGAYTRSLKDNGTTYRRAAVQYARLSHGAVLTVDYRVAPEHPFPAALEDALLAYKWLLEQGFSPEEIIIVGDSAGGGLALATVLYLRDHEMPLPAAVITMSAWTDLDYRLWTPPYVGNASPNNPYISPIYGEYHGFPPMLMQVGGDELLLNDTIAVAQRAKAAGVFVQQSTYPGMFHVFQMLFPELPEANEAWREVELFIHSIYRED, from the coding sequence ATGTGGCATGCTCCTGTTGATGGTGCGGTAGCGGATTCTTTGCAGAACCTTCTGACGGTAGGAGGGAGGGAAAACGTTGAGCTTTTGAATCGGCTTAATGCCGCTTGGACACTGCCGGAGGATTACCACCTGGATGTTATTGAGGTGAAGGGCATTACTATGGAATGGCTCCGGGCCAAGGACAACAGTTCCAACCGGGCAATTCTGCAGCTGCATGGCGGAGCTTATACGCGCTCCTTGAAGGATAACGGCACCACCTACCGCCGAGCCGCGGTGCAGTATGCCCGGCTTAGCCACGGAGCAGTCCTGACCGTAGATTATCGGGTAGCCCCAGAACATCCGTTCCCTGCCGCCTTGGAAGATGCCCTTTTAGCCTATAAGTGGCTTTTGGAACAGGGATTCTCACCGGAAGAGATCATCATCGTGGGCGATTCGGCCGGCGGTGGCCTTGCGTTGGCGACAGTTCTTTACCTTCGGGACCACGAGATGCCCTTGCCGGCGGCGGTGATCACCATGTCGGCGTGGACCGATTTGGACTATCGATTGTGGACTCCGCCTTACGTTGGTAATGCTAGTCCCAACAATCCATACATTTCGCCGATCTATGGGGAGTACCATGGGTTTCCGCCTATGCTTATGCAGGTGGGGGGCGACGAACTATTGCTCAATGACACAATTGCGGTGGCCCAAAGGGCCAAAGCTGCCGGGGTGTTTGTGCAGCAGTCAACCTATCCGGGCATGTTTCATGTCTTTCAGATGCTATTTCCTGAACTGCCGGAGGCCAATGAGGCGTGGCGAGAAGTGGAGTTGTTTATACATTCCATCTACCGAGAAGACTAG
- a CDS encoding LysM peptidoglycan-binding domain-containing protein, translating into MNNYRRLELSSVSKANRTVVGPRMLLLVGFIVIAVAAFMRVGIGSELVEYEYVEITVHRGDTLWSIARTFGDAQTDTRKLVDEICRVNKLDSPVIYPGQRLLVPVRPELILEDPETQLLVRHR; encoded by the coding sequence ATGAACAATTACCGGCGTCTAGAACTGTCCTCCGTCAGTAAAGCAAACAGAACCGTTGTTGGCCCGCGGATGTTGCTGCTTGTGGGTTTCATTGTTATCGCGGTCGCGGCCTTTATGCGGGTTGGTATTGGTTCGGAATTGGTGGAATATGAGTACGTAGAGATTACGGTGCACAGGGGCGATACGTTGTGGAGCATTGCCAGGACCTTTGGTGATGCCCAGACTGACACCCGCAAATTGGTGGACGAGATCTGTCGGGTGAACAAACTAGACAGTCCGGTGATTTACCCAGGACAAAGGTTGTTAGTGCCGGTGCGGCCGGAACTAATTCTGGAGGATCCAGAAACGCAATTGTTGGTGCGGCACCGCTAG